A genomic segment from bacterium encodes:
- the groES gene encoding co-chaperone GroES has product MQIHPLADRVVVRPFQEQETKRGGIIIPDTAKEKPMEGEIIEVGPGRTSDEGKRTPLEVKKGDRVLYGKYSGTEVTVNGEEYLIMRESDIFAVIQKS; this is encoded by the coding sequence ATGCAGATTCATCCGCTCGCTGACCGTGTAGTGGTCAGACCGTTTCAGGAGCAGGAAACCAAGCGCGGTGGTATCATTATCCCCGATACCGCGAAAGAGAAGCCGATGGAAGGCGAGATCATCGAAGTTGGCCCGGGTCGTACCTCCGACGAGGGAAAGCGTACGCCGCTCGAAGTGAAGAAGGGTGATCGCGTTTTGTATGGCAAGTACTCAGGGACCGAAGTGACGGTCAATGGTGAAGAGTATTTGATCATGCGCGAATCCGATATTTTCGCAGTCATTCAGAAGTCGTAA
- a CDS encoding class I SAM-dependent methyltransferase, whose amino-acid sequence MVPDSKSVEGHVEHHYAHGDTLALIIQALNEHGKDLNQLTQEDLAPVDEFHVRGREGTVELAERIEWTPGMNLLDVGCGIGGSSRFLANRYGAKVTGIDLTHEYVEVATNLTKMVRMEEGIDYKQGSALALPFAENSFDVVWTEHVQMNIESKRQFYGEIARVLKPGGKFLFHDIFRQGDEPPAYPMPWADDPSISFLTSPEYASAIIESSRLRIVQWEDTTLKALEWFEQRSAMAKQASGPLLTPLILMTGDARLKMENLRHCLGDNRICTIQGVAEKLPFA is encoded by the coding sequence ATGGTGCCTGATTCAAAATCTGTCGAAGGCCATGTTGAACACCACTATGCGCATGGGGATACTCTTGCCCTGATCATTCAGGCCCTGAATGAACATGGTAAAGATCTGAATCAACTGACGCAGGAGGATCTTGCGCCCGTAGATGAATTCCATGTTCGAGGGAGGGAAGGGACTGTCGAACTGGCCGAACGAATCGAATGGACGCCGGGTATGAATTTACTCGATGTTGGCTGTGGAATAGGCGGATCTTCGAGATTCCTGGCAAACAGATACGGCGCCAAGGTCACTGGGATCGACTTGACGCATGAGTATGTCGAGGTGGCCACCAATCTCACAAAGATGGTTCGCATGGAAGAGGGGATCGATTATAAGCAGGGGAGTGCGCTGGCCTTGCCATTTGCGGAGAACTCGTTTGATGTCGTCTGGACGGAGCATGTACAGATGAATATCGAATCAAAACGCCAGTTCTATGGGGAGATTGCGCGTGTACTCAAGCCAGGGGGGAAATTCCTCTTCCATGACATCTTTCGACAGGGGGATGAGCCACCAGCCTACCCTATGCCCTGGGCCGATGACCCATCGATCAGTTTTCTCACCTCGCCGGAGTACGCGAGCGCAATCATCGAATCCAGCAGGCTGCGTATTGTCCAGTGGGAGGATACAACCCTGAAAGCTCTCGAGTGGTTTGAGCAACGCTCGGCCATGGCGAAACAGGCAAGTGGACCGTTGCTGACGCCGTTGATCCTGATGACCGGAGATGCCAGGCTGAAAATGGAGAATTTGCGGCACTGTCTGGGAGATAACCGGATCTGTACAATTCAGGGCGTGGCGGAAAAACTGCCTTTCGCTTAG
- the groL gene encoding chaperonin GroEL (60 kDa chaperone family; promotes refolding of misfolded polypeptides especially under stressful conditions; forms two stacked rings of heptamers to form a barrel-shaped 14mer; ends can be capped by GroES; misfolded proteins enter the barrel where they are refolded when GroES binds) encodes MAKQIEYDTNARTRLKQGVDKLADAVKVTLGPRGRNVAIEKKFGSPTITKDGVTVAKEIELEDHFENMGAQMVREVASKTSDVAGDGTTTATLIAQAIFREGLKSVTAGYNPMSIKRGIDIAVTAVTNEIKKMSKPVSGRQEISNVGTISANNDRHIGDLIAEAMEKVGKDGVITVEESKSAETKLEVVEGMQFDRGYVSPYFVTDPDSMETIMEDALILIHDKKIASMKDLLPVLEKVAQSGRQLLIIAEDIEGEALATLVVNKLRGTLKVAAVKAPGFGDRRKAMLEDIATLTGGRVISEELGFKLENAVMTDLGRAKKITIDKDNTTIVEGNGKKEDIKARIGQIRKQIEDTTSDYDREKLQERLAKLAGGVAVINVGAATETEMKEKKARVEDALHATRAAVEEGIVPGGGVALLRTIKALDSVKATDEEMVGVKIIRRAIEEPLRQIAINAGVEGSVVLNRVMAEKDAFGYNADTDSFEDLMKAGVIDPTKVTRTALENAASIAGLLLTTEAVIADKPEEKKGGGMPQMPGGGMGDMY; translated from the coding sequence ATGGCAAAGCAGATAGAATACGATACTAATGCCCGCACCCGCCTGAAACAGGGCGTGGATAAGCTGGCTGATGCCGTCAAGGTGACCCTGGGTCCCCGCGGCCGTAATGTCGCGATCGAGAAAAAGTTCGGCTCCCCGACCATCACCAAAGACGGTGTGACCGTGGCGAAAGAGATCGAGCTGGAAGATCATTTTGAGAATATGGGCGCCCAGATGGTGCGTGAGGTTGCTTCGAAGACCTCCGATGTTGCCGGTGACGGTACGACCACCGCAACCCTGATCGCCCAGGCTATTTTCCGCGAGGGTCTCAAGTCGGTGACCGCCGGCTACAACCCGATGTCCATCAAGCGCGGTATTGATATCGCCGTCACCGCCGTGACCAACGAGATCAAGAAGATGTCCAAGCCGGTTTCCGGCCGTCAGGAGATCTCGAATGTCGGCACCATTTCCGCCAACAACGATCGCCATATCGGCGACTTGATCGCTGAAGCGATGGAAAAAGTCGGCAAAGATGGCGTCATTACGGTTGAAGAGTCCAAGTCCGCCGAGACCAAGCTCGAAGTGGTCGAGGGGATGCAGTTCGATCGCGGTTACGTGTCACCGTATTTCGTGACCGACCCCGATTCAATGGAAACCATCATGGAAGACGCGTTGATCCTGATCCACGACAAGAAGATCGCCTCCATGAAGGATCTTCTCCCGGTACTGGAGAAAGTTGCCCAGTCCGGCCGTCAGTTGCTGATCATCGCCGAAGATATCGAAGGCGAAGCGCTGGCAACGTTGGTTGTCAACAAGCTGCGTGGCACCCTGAAGGTCGCCGCCGTTAAGGCGCCGGGCTTTGGTGATCGCCGCAAAGCGATGCTCGAAGATATCGCTACCCTGACCGGTGGCCGCGTCATCTCCGAAGAACTCGGCTTTAAGCTCGAGAACGCCGTGATGACCGACCTTGGCCGCGCCAAGAAGATAACGATCGACAAGGATAACACCACGATCGTCGAGGGTAACGGCAAGAAGGAAGATATCAAGGCTCGTATCGGCCAGATCCGCAAGCAGATCGAAGATACCACTTCCGATTACGACCGCGAGAAACTGCAGGAACGTCTGGCCAAGCTGGCCGGCGGTGTGGCAGTCATCAATGTCGGCGCTGCGACCGAAACCGAAATGAAAGAGAAGAAGGCTCGTGTCGAGGACGCGCTCCACGCGACTCGCGCCGCTGTCGAAGAAGGTATCGTCCCGGGTGGCGGCGTGGCTCTGCTGCGCACTATCAAGGCGCTCGATTCCGTCAAGGCGACCGATGAAGAGATGGTTGGTGTGAAGATCATCCGTCGCGCTATCGAAGAGCCGCTTCGCCAGATCGCTATCAATGCCGGTGTTGAGGGCTCTGTGGTCCTGAACCGCGTCATGGCTGAAAAGGATGCGTTCGGTTACAATGCCGATACGGATTCGTTCGAAGACCTGATGAAGGCTGGCGTGATCGATCCGACCAAGGTGACTCGCACGGCGCTCGAAAACGCCGCGTCGATCGCCGGTCTCCTTCTGACGACCGAAGCTGTCATCGCTGACAAGCCGGAAGAGAAGAAGGGTGGCGGAATGCCGCAGATGCCGGGTGGCGGCATGGGCGACATGTACTAA
- a CDS encoding bacteriohemerythrin yields MAFINWNDKLSVQVAAMDQQHQQLVGLVNKLHDVMMSGRTRDHVGPILTELVSYTKKHFVAEEGFMLAIKYPGYDAHKKLHDDLTKKVVEFQQRLEKGELVTPNTLLNFLHLWLVNHIQEEDSAYGKFATKNQSAVKV; encoded by the coding sequence ATGGCTTTTATCAACTGGAACGACAAACTTTCTGTCCAGGTAGCGGCGATGGATCAACAGCACCAGCAACTGGTCGGTTTGGTCAACAAGTTGCATGATGTAATGATGTCCGGGCGTACCCGCGATCATGTTGGCCCAATACTTACGGAATTGGTGTCCTATACCAAAAAGCATTTCGTAGCGGAAGAAGGGTTCATGCTGGCGATCAAGTATCCCGGCTATGATGCGCACAAGAAGCTTCACGATGACTTGACGAAAAAGGTGGTCGAGTTTCAGCAGCGTCTCGAAAAGGGAGAACTGGTGACTCCGAACACCCTGCTCAATTTCCTGCATCTCTGGCTGGTGAATCATATCCAGGAAGAGGACAGCGCCTACGGGAAATTCGCGACGAAGAATCAAAGTGCAGTCAAAGTCTGA